Within Candidatus Polarisedimenticolia bacterium, the genomic segment GATCGGGCGCGCCGGGGCGATCCCAAAGCTTGCGCGGCGACGCGACTGCCTCCACCATCATCGGTCAGCACACCCGCTTCCGGGGTGAGGTCCGCGGGCGAGGAGCGCTGGAGATCCGCGGGCAGATGGAGGGCTCGCTGAGCGTCGACGACCGCGTCTCGATCGCCCGCGACGGAAGGATCAGCGCCGAGGTCTCGGCCCTGGAAATGGTCGTCGAAGGATTTCTCGAAGGGGAGATCCGGGTCCAGGACCGGCTGGTGCTCCTGAGCACCGGCAGCGTCCACGGGCACGTCGAGAGCGGCCGCATGGAAGTGGAGGAAGGCGCCATCCTGAAAGGCACCGTGCTGCGCCGAAACGAATCGCCCGACCCGGAGCCCGGGCAGTCAACCCCCTGACGTTAATTAGCATCCTCCTGACACTCCACGTCACTCGCTTGACGCTGCGCCGCAGCGCCAGCATTCCAAATGCTTTGCCTTCATGGGGATGGTCCGGCCGCCCGGCCGCCGGAGCGTGGCACAGCTCTTGCCTTTCTCACGCGCTACCCGGAGGAATCCGGGTGGGACGAAACGCGCGACAAGGAGGAGAGCGACGTGAAGGAATCAATTCTGATCATCGACGATGACGCGGGCGTGCGACAGGTCCTCGCGGATTCGCTCACCTCGATGGGATACGAGGCGCGCTCCCTGGATTCCGGCGACCGCGTCCTGGGAGCCGTCCGGGATGCGTCCTGCGATCTGCTGATTCTCGACATGGTCCTGCCGCGCACCGACGGCATGGAGGTGCTCCAGGAGGTCCACCGCCACCATCCCGACCTGCCGGTCATCATGATCACCGGTTATGCCTCGGTCGAGACCGCCATCAAGGCGATGAAGATGGGGGCCTTCGATTACGTGGTGAAGCCTTTCCGCATGGAAGAGGTGGAGCTGGTGGTGGGCAAGGCGCTCGAGCGCAGCCGGCTGAAGCGCGAGAACCTGATGCTGAGGCGGCAGATCGAGAGCCAGCACGGCATGGGCTCGCTGGCCGGCAACAGCCCGGCGATGAAGAAGGTCCTGTCGCTGCTGGAGCAGGTCGCCCCGACCCGCAGCACCATCCTCATCTCCGGCGCGGTGGGGACGGGCAAGGAAATCGTGGCGCGCGTCCTGCACGGCAACAGCGATCGCAAGGAGGAGCCTTTCGTCACGGTGGCCTGCGGCGGTATCCCCGAAGGGCTCCTGGAAGACGATCTCTTCGGCCACGTCAAGGGCGCCAGTCCCGACGCCGCCGCCGACCGTCAGGGGCGGATCGAGATGGCCGCCGGAGGCACTCTGTTCCTCGACGACGTCGACGCTCTCAGCCCGGCGCTGCAGTCCAAGATCCTCCGGGTGCTGGTGGACCGTGAGGTCTACCCGCTCGGATCGAAGGAGAAGGTGCAGATCGATGTGCGCGTCATCGCCGCCACGCGACACGACCTCAAGGCGCTGGTGGCGCAGGGCCAGTTCCGCGAGGACCTCTACTACCGGCTGAACGTGATCGCCATCCATCTTCCCGAGCTGCACGATCGCCCCGAGGACATCCCGATGCTGATTACCCATTTCGCCCACAAGTACAGCCGCGAGATGGGCTCGCCCGTGCCGGGCTTCTCCTCCGAATCGCTGCGCGCCCTGGCGGAGTTCCCGTGGCCGGGAAACGTCCGGCAGCTGGAGAACGTGATCGAGAGGGCGGTGGCGCTGTCGCGAGGGCGGGAGGAGATCACGCTGGAGGACCTGCCGCGCGAGGTGCAGGAGGCGGTGGCCACCCCGATGCCGCTGATCCGGGTCGGCGGCGAAGGCGTTTCGCTGGACGCCATCATGGCCGACTACGAGGAGAAGATGCTCCTGCAGGCGCTGGACAACGCCGGCTGGGTCAAGACCCGTGCCGCCGAGCTGCTGCGCATCAAGCGGACCACCCTGATCGAGAAGATGAAGCGGCTGGGGATCCCCCTCAAGCGCAACGGGCACGGACGCGGCCCGCGCGAGATTGAGGAGGCCGCCGCGGAGAGCGCGGAGGCCCCGCTTTCGGGGAAGCTCCGCACCGCCTGAGCCGCACGGCATGCTTGATCGCCGCGAGACGGGTGTGGTACCTTGCGGCGATTTTGCCGATCGGCGCGCCACCCCGGGGGCCGGAGGGTCCGCATCCGCCGGCCCGAGCCGCGGGAAGGCTGGATGGCGAAGAGGCTCCCCGACATTCACAGCTCCCTTCACGATGCGTGGTCGTGCGCCCCGTCCCGCCCGGCGCAGGCCATCCCCGATTCCATGAGATCCGGGCCGTTGGAGAGCTCCCGTCGATGAGCGAGACCGCCGAGGGACGCAAGGTCCTGGTGGTCGACGACGACGCCGAGATCGTCGACATGACCCGCATGATCCTGGAGAGCGGCGGGTACCGGGTGCACTCCGCCTGCTCCGGCCAGGAGGCAATCCGCTCGGCCGGCGAGCACCTTCCCGATCTGATCCTGCTCGACATCAACATGCCAGGCATGGACGGGTGGGAGACTTTGCGGATCCTCAAGGTGGATGAGATGACCCGCGCCATTCCGGTGGCCATGTTCTCGATCAAGCTGGAGCTGCGCGACAAGGTGCAGGGCCTCAAGCAGGGGGCCCTCGACTACATCACCAAGCCCTTTTCCTACGACGGCATTCTGGAGCGGGTGCGGCGCATCTTCGAGAAGCTCGACGATTTGGGAGGGCATTGAATGGCGGGCGAGGACGGGCGCGACCTGCGCTCGATGCTGCTGGGATACAAGAGCGCCCTGTACGATCCGAACACCTCGCTGTACGCCTATCCTTTCCACTTCGACGACCTCCAGCGCATGGTGGAGTACC encodes:
- a CDS encoding polymer-forming cytoskeletal protein; the encoded protein is MLFRKLSFPGSGAPGRSQSLRGDATASTIIGQHTRFRGEVRGRGALEIRGQMEGSLSVDDRVSIARDGRISAEVSALEMVVEGFLEGEIRVQDRLVLLSTGSVHGHVESGRMEVEEGAILKGTVLRRNESPDPEPGQSTP
- a CDS encoding sigma-54 dependent transcriptional regulator, which translates into the protein MKESILIIDDDAGVRQVLADSLTSMGYEARSLDSGDRVLGAVRDASCDLLILDMVLPRTDGMEVLQEVHRHHPDLPVIMITGYASVETAIKAMKMGAFDYVVKPFRMEEVELVVGKALERSRLKRENLMLRRQIESQHGMGSLAGNSPAMKKVLSLLEQVAPTRSTILISGAVGTGKEIVARVLHGNSDRKEEPFVTVACGGIPEGLLEDDLFGHVKGASPDAAADRQGRIEMAAGGTLFLDDVDALSPALQSKILRVLVDREVYPLGSKEKVQIDVRVIAATRHDLKALVAQGQFREDLYYRLNVIAIHLPELHDRPEDIPMLITHFAHKYSREMGSPVPGFSSESLRALAEFPWPGNVRQLENVIERAVALSRGREEITLEDLPREVQEAVATPMPLIRVGGEGVSLDAIMADYEEKMLLQALDNAGWVKTRAAELLRIKRTTLIEKMKRLGIPLKRNGHGRGPREIEEAAAESAEAPLSGKLRTA
- a CDS encoding response regulator — its product is MSETAEGRKVLVVDDDAEIVDMTRMILESGGYRVHSACSGQEAIRSAGEHLPDLILLDINMPGMDGWETLRILKVDEMTRAIPVAMFSIKLELRDKVQGLKQGALDYITKPFSYDGILERVRRIFEKLDDLGGH